The sequence below is a genomic window from Gossypium hirsutum isolate 1008001.06 chromosome A11, Gossypium_hirsutum_v2.1, whole genome shotgun sequence.
TATAAAGCacaattatattgataattaaaatatcttaaaataaaaataagataaatctGAAAATTTAACCATGAGGAGATTCTTTTCATAGCCATAATtagtagaaaaattaattttcattggTTAAATTTTATCAACCACTTAATTAACAATACAtgtaataatgttttttttatcgaTTAAATTTTAATGCAGTTGATACTGTTATTGGTGtgacatgtaaaaatatataattattttttattattgaattagtgTCGTAGAGCCAAGAGTTACGGAACGAACCATTttagtattataaatatataaaaattgtgttgatgaaattttttaataaaataataatttgaaaaataataagaaataaataaatagtaacaATTACAACAACTACATGATATACTAGAGGTGCTCATAAGTCAGTCAGGTCGAGCAAGACCTAAGAatgatattaatatactttatgcTTGTCCAAGTCCCACCTAaaatataggcctaaaattttacccaaacccGTCTATATTTGCAAAATATTAATCCAAACCCGTTTTAAGCctattcatattatatttttaaaaaatatttatattatattattttaatattaatattttttattgaaaatttttacaaagtcatcttaacattattttaatattttacattagagtagtattatatatttagtataaggtttttttaatgtgttacaaattacataatataaagtattataaatttaaaaacggGTCGGGCTGGACTCAGGCCTTGAATATTCAAGCCCGAACCCGACCCATATTTTAGACAGGCCTAATTTTTTCACTCAAACTCATTtttttgacttaaaatttttgcTGAAAACTTCCCAAATTTCATGCGGGCCTAAGTGGGTAACTCGACCCATGAACATATCTAATATATACTAaggattataaaatataatatccttgatttttttttgtaaataaaactttttatattagtatataaattaatactaataatttaTTGTTGTGTcttgttgatttttttaatactttttacatgtgtgtataaattaatatataatataattctttaaatttttttgctTGACGTAAACTACCATAACGAATCTTGTATTGttgtgtattttttattttactttcttttttcaaCTATTCTTCCTTTTTTGACATAAAATCAAAGGTTGGTATATTATTGCCAAATATATTTGGATTGTATAATCACTGTTAATATTTGATgcgtatataaaataaaatattattaataaatttaaaaaatttatgctattaataatgaatttaattttaaatttttttatattcattattcGATTTACTATTGATGGATATAATCAGTACGTCaaatatatcatttaataatGGGTCGAATTACTTATTGAATCTTAAAAGTTCGTTTGATGTTTGAGAAGATTTGAAGATTAATATCAGGCttaaaaatgagattaaataaaagaaaaatttgcTTAAAATAAAAGTCGGACTTAAGAGTTTAATATTCAATGCTTGAACCcgttatataatattaatttttatcatatgaaaaattgaatatattgtactataatgtaaaaaaataataaaaatatgttgaGTGGTTtataatttagaaatttaattaaaagtCAACCGAACATTTACTCAGTTGGAAACGATTGAAAAACTATTcttttttacaaagtaaattatatttattgtgaAAGTGTTTTTATCCTTTTATATCATTATATAAAGTCACTAAAAACTTGTACTTGAATaaatatttaaccattttaattatttttatttaaacttttaataattaCAGATATCATGGTTTATAagtactaaatattaaataaaaaatactttttaaataaattaaaaaaatatgaatatactTAAACGAGTTTGAATTAACTATTTAAGAATTCAGAcaaatttggataatttttaaaGCTTATATATCGAGTCAAGTTGAACTTGAATAACTGTATAAACCAATAATTCGATACATTAGGTTAGGGATGAAGCAACATTTAATCTCTAAACTTAACAACTTTTCTCAGATTTGTTCCAGAACTTTTTTAATCTACATTAGTCCTAAACTTTGCAACTTTTTCTTATTTCATCCATAAATTTAGATTCTATTAAAATATAATGACGTGGCACTTTAAGAGAATAACACATCAtcacatgaaaaaaaattaaaatatttattaaaaatctaaaaaatatatatataagaagttaataattgttttaaaaagaTAGATGACTTTGTGATACAACTTCAAAATGCCACATCATCATAGTTTAACAGAACTCAAGTTTAGGGGTTAACCTGAGAAAAGTCGACAAATATTGAGAtgatatgaataaaaaaaagtacaagaaataaggaaaaattattaaatttagaagCTAAATATTACTTTATCCCTTTAcattaaacaaattattttaaacGAACTAATGATAGGCCACAAATTCACTAGtctaattaaaaaatcattaaaatttcaaaaaaaatattcgaTCGATTCGTACCAACTCTAGAACTAATCTATCTAAAGCCATTTTTGTAACATATAACTTAACTAATTTTCAGTCAGAACCGATTTAAATATCTTTACATTAAATTAACCTAACTTGATCCACCTTAACTCCAcctgactcataaatattaattctacattttaagaataaataaacaaaatccCAAAGCTACTTTCTTTTTAAATGAAGTCTCACTTCCATCATTTCTTTTGTGGGCTCTTCATAAAAGCCGATTCTTTCTTCTTGAATCCTCCATATAAATTTAGTGGCTCATATATTTTCccgagaaataaaaaaaaaaaataagaaaaaagaaaaaaaagaagcaaagctTTAATTAGTTACTATAAATTCTCATGTTAAACCCTCACTCaattcctcttcttcttcttcgcaGCTAAATCATAGTCCGCATATTATGTTAGCCCTTCAAAGCTCCGTCAACAGTGGCGAAAACGACCCAAACCACGACCAACATCACGATCACGACGATCAAGACGGTGAACGTATCAGAGACATCCATGCTTTAACCCCACCACACCCTCCCGCCGTCAACGCCCGTCGTCGTTGGGAAACTGGAAGCAGCCGTGCATCGTCATCGAGCGAAGTAGCTCCGAGTGAAAACTTCACCACCATGAGCCGAGAATTCAATGCTCTGGTCCTCGCCGGATCTTCTATAGAAAACAACGATTCCGATTCCGTACATACTTTGAATAACAATCAGTTGACTAGGATCGGTGAAGATCATGAACTGCAAGAGGAAACTAACCCTTTAGCTATAGTACCCGATAATGGTCCGTACGATCGAGAATcagatcagccaagaagggtagaGTCGGGTGGGTTAGAAACGGCGGCGACTGCGGCGGTGGGGAGTGGTGGTAGTAGCGGCGGACATGGGGAAGTCACGGTGCTGAGAGTGAAGAAAGAGGAGGTGGAATCGAAAATATGTGCTTGGCAAAACGCGAAGATTGCAAAGATTAATAATAGGTTCAAGAGAGAAGATGCTATAATTAATGGGTGGGAAAGTGAGCAAGTACAAAAGGCTAGTTCTTGGATGAAGAAAGTTGAGGTATGTTTGGAtactaagaatttttttttctcatcatattttctcatgaaaatttcttttatcaaggactaattcaaaataaatgataattttatgtgttagcaaaaaagaaaaccttgctaagctagaaaattttttttaagggaaagATTAGAATTGAACTATAATTTCTTTTCAAAGTTCatatttttgaagaaattaaatagaatttttttaatttttaagataaaaatGTAATGTTAAATATGTTAATCAACTcgtatattttcattttaagagagtcaaaattcttattttttagATTTGTCGTGAAttacaagggaaaaataaaatttaacagtAACGTGATTAGTGCAAACTCAAATGAGACCGTGAACATCTTAATCATAAAGCCAATAtcttaaatttaagttttttattgatACCAATCTCGAATTTAACTGAATTAATGATTTGATGTAATCTACATTATTTTATTGAGGCAATTATTGAGTGTTAATTTATGATTCAATTGACCAAGTTTCTTAGTTGCATGGTAGGGAATTTTCATGGtagtttaataactaaattatcTTCATGTAATAATTATCATATGTTATTGATATTTTTAGTCAAGTTCTTAATCAAGTCCCTATgctttgtttttcttaaattattagTGGGATCTCATGATCATGATAATGGTGGTAgtgggttctttttttttttcctttgtccTTACTTTAGGAGATTTGCAACTTTATTAGTGGATAATTTTAAAAGAGTACATTATTTAACAATTTCCTCtcataaaaaataagaagaaaaatcgATCATTAACTTAATTTAGATTTATCAATTCGggtttatttttatcaaattatgaACTCTTTTTAGTTATAAGGCTCGAATTTAAGATTTTACGTAAATAGTTATTCTTTTTATGGTAAACTACGTttatggtttttttctttttgagttatCTAactataagtaatttttttttgttcacccaactataaaaaattacaaaatagttagttatttaattttgtcttttttatcacctaattatattttatttttgggtgttttcaCTTTTACATTAATTAGATGatgaccaaaaaaataaaaataaatagttagatggtcatttataaattttcaaagttgggtgaccaaaataaaaaaaaaaattttgttgggT
It includes:
- the LOC107922698 gene encoding remorin 4.2, whose translation is MLALQSSVNSGENDPNHDQHHDHDDQDGERIRDIHALTPPHPPAVNARRRWETGSSRASSSSEVAPSENFTTMSREFNALVLAGSSIENNDSDSVHTLNNNQLTRIGEDHELQEETNPLAIVPDNGPYDRESDQPRRVESGGLETAATAAVGSGGSSGGHGEVTVLRVKKEEVESKICAWQNAKIAKINNRFKREDAIINGWESEQVQKASSWMKKVERKLEEKRAKALEKMQNDVAKAHRKAEERRASAESKRGTKVAKILEIANLMRAVGRPPAKRSFF